Proteins co-encoded in one Papaver somniferum cultivar HN1 chromosome 5, ASM357369v1, whole genome shotgun sequence genomic window:
- the LOC113281297 gene encoding pentatricopeptide repeat-containing protein DOT4, chloroplastic-like, which produces MGVIVQSGIHSASSSIRFFLQTHEKRHQPHTSGYTNLQVSSTTLPKLSSSKLSTAPKVFEAIPDIENINSTYAWNNLIKTHLGHHHYVLFIYQNMLLRGFRPDKHTLPRILTASRNFDTLCSGKQIHAHALKFGFGSDKYVITALMEMYGFFEGADSARRVFDQFASQKNSVSWTLMARLYSREDKPGLAIETFHQMVTLGASGEERDLSVIDAVALSTVLVACGRLKALQEGKKIHEIARKSELESDVLVSNSLLKMYLDCGSIKDARLVFDRMQEKDIISWTAILRGYVKNGGFNEGLKLFRLMNSEGIKPDSLTVSSVLPACSRLSAQKHGREIHAYSLRNHVDSNIVVQNALIDMYMKSGCTESASKIFDGMSEKDTISWTIMILGYSLHGQGKVGVDLFEKMKNMGTVELDDTAYVAVLCACNAARMVEEGLYYFKFIRKPKIEHYAIVVSLLSRSGLFDKARNFIDEHQIEWHKEVQRELLAGCRIHKNTKMAKRVIERLTELEPLNAENYVLLMNMYASNSKWDDVKNVREMIRDMALRPKRAYSWIESHNKLHVFGVGDVSHPRSERIYYELHRLMEKMKEEERFVPDKDFSMHDVDEERECISIGHSEMLAISFGLISTKPGTTLHITKSLRVCCSCHSSAKIISKIVGREIILKDPDRFHHFKDGMCSCEDFW; this is translated from the coding sequence CAGGTTTCTTCTACTACTCTTCCTAAATTAAGCTCTTCTAAACTCTCCACTGCACCCAAAGTGTTTGAAGCAATTCCTGACATAGAAAATATTAACAGTACATATGCTTGGAACAATCTCATCAAAACCCATTTGGGCCATCACCATTATGTTTTATTCATTTACCAGAACATGTTACTCCGTGGTTTCCGTCCTGATAAACATACACTCCCTCGAATTTTGACTGCTTCGCGTAATTTCGATACGTTATGTTCAGGGAAACAAATTCATGCTCATGCTCTCAAGTTTGGATTTGGTTCAGACAAGTATGTCATTACTGCACTTATGGAAATGTATGGCTTTTTCGAAGGTGCTGATTCCGCTAGGCGGGTTTTCGATCAATTCGCTTCTCAGAAGAATTCGGTTTCATGGACATTGATGGCTCGGTTATACTCAAGGGAAGATAAACCTGGTTTGGCAATAGAAACGTTTCATCAGATGGTGACATTGGGTGCTAGTGGTGAAGAGAGGGATCTAAGTGTTATTGATGCTGTTGCTTTGTCCACCGTTCTTGTTGCGTGTGGGCGACTAAAGGCGCTTCAAGAAGGGAAAAAGATACATGAGATTGCCAGAAAGAGTGAGTTGGAGTCAGACGTTTTGGTTAGTAACTCTCTGTTAAAAATGTATTTAGATTGTGGCAGTATCAAAGATGCCAGATTGGTTTTTGATCGTATGCAAGAGAAAGATATCATTTCGTGGACGGCTATTCTTAGGGGGTATGTAAAGAATGGAGGCTTCAATGAAGGATTAAAATTGTTTCGCTTGATGAATTCGGAAGGGATTAAACCTGATTCGTTGACGGTATCTAGTGTTTTGCCTGCTTGTTCCCGACTTTCTGCTCAGAAGCATGGAAGAGAAATTCATGCGTACTCGCTTAGAAACCATGTTGACTCTAATATAGTAGTTCAAAATGCTTTAATTGATATGTACATGAAATCTGGATGTACAGAGTCAGCTTCAAAGATTTTCGACGGGATGAGCGAGAAAGACACAATCTCATGGACTATAATGATATTAGGTTATAGTTTGCATGGACAGGGAAAGGTTGGAGTCGATTTGTTtgagaaaatgaagaacatgGGAACAGTTGAGCTCGATGATACAGCATATGTTGCTGTTTTATGTGCTTGTAATGCGGCTAGGATGGTCGAAGAAGGACTGTATTATTTCAAGTTTATAAGGAAACCCAAGATCGAGCACTACGCTATAGTGGTTAGTCTTTTGTCTCGTTCTGGACTCTTTGACAAAGCCAGGAATTTTATAGATGAGCATCAGATTGAATGGCACAAAGAGGTTCAAAGAGAGTTGCTTGCTGGATGCAGAATACACAAGAACACAAAGATGGCTAAACGAGTTATTGAGCGTCTCACTGAGCTCGAACCCCTGAATGCTGAGAACTATGTTTTACTCATGAACATGTATGCTTCAAATTCAAAATGGGATGATGTGAAGAATGTGAGAGAAATGATAAGAGACATGGCCTTGAGGCCAAAGAGAGCTTATAGCTGGATTGAAAGTCATAACAAACTTCATGTGTTTGGAGTAGGGGACGTTTCACACCCGAGATCTGAAAGGATATACTACGAATTACATAGGTTGATGGAGAAGATGAAAGAGGAAGAGAGGTTTGTACCTGATAAAGATTTCAGTATGCATGATGTTGATGAGGAGAGAGAATGTATCTCTATAGGTCACAGTGAGATGTTGGCCATTTCATTTGGGTTGATCAGTACAAAGCCGGGTACCACGCTTCACATCACTAAGAGCCTTAGAGTGTGCTGCAGTTGTCACAGTTCTGCAAAGATCATATCCAAAATAGTTGGGCGAGAGATCATATTGAAGGATCCAGATCGTTTTCACCATTTCAAAGATGGAATGTGCTCGTGCGAGGACTTTTGGTGA
- the LOC113281298 gene encoding calnexin homolog 2-like, whose amino-acid sequence MHRFFHLQVDMKQKEVENNKLLPFMVDFLLFLLLTTAVCLTSIPQYSIASADSVDSSPIFYDSFNQSFEGHWIVSEENDYNGVWRHSKSEGHDDYGLLVSEKARKYAIVKELDEPVSLNDGTIVLQFETRFQNGLECGGAYLKYLRQQEVAGWNPKEFSNETPYSIMFGPDKCGSTNKVHFIFKHKNPISGEYIEHHLKSPPPAPSDKLSHVYTAILKPDNEVSILVDGEEKKKGNFLLADDFEPSLIPSKSIPDPDDKKPLDWDERAKIPDPDATKPDDWDEDAPLEIEDEEAVKPEGWLDDEPKEINDPDAAKPEDWDEEEDGEWEAPTIDNPLCEEAPGCGEWKKPMKRNPAYKGKWHPPLIDNPNFKGIWKPQEIPNPHYFELDRPNFEPIAAIGIEIWTMQDGILFDNILIENDEKVAESYRMTTWKPKYEAEKEKQKSEEELSGFQKVVFDLLYKIGDIPFLDAYKLQIVEFIDSGKKQPNVTIGTLISSAVVTLVICYKILFGGKKPNVATKEGRTDSAAAINQGRTGEKGEEPEREATAAAARRRRANRRET is encoded by the exons ATGCACAGGTTTTTTCATTTGCAGGTTGATATGAAACAAAAGGAAGTAGAGAATAATAAACTACTGCCGTTTATGGTCGACTTCCTCCTATTCCTACTACTGACAACAGCAGTTTGTCTCACAAGTATTCCACAGTATTCCATTGCATCTGCTGATTCCGTCGACTCTTCTCCG ATATTCTATGATTCGTTCAACCAATCTTTTGAGGGACATTGGATCGTCTCTGAGGAAAATGACTATAATG GTGTATGGAGGCATTCGAAGAGTGAAGGACATGATGATTACGGGCTTCTTGTGAGCGAAAAGGCAAGAAAGTATGCCATTGTGAAAGAGCTGGATGAACCTGTCAGTCTGAACGACGGAACAATCGTTTTGCAGTTTGAGACACGTTTCCAGAATGGACTTGAATGTGGTGGTGCATATTTGAAATATCTCCGGCAGCAAGAGGTGGCAGGATGGAACCCCAAAGAATTCAGTAACGAGACTCCCTACTCCATCATGTTTGGACCTGACAAATGTGGTTCTACAAACAAGGTGCATTTCATCTTCAAGCATAAAAACCCCATAAGTGGAGAATATATTGAGCATCATCTCAAGTCCCCCCCTCCCGCACCTTCTGACAAACTCTCACATGTGTACACTGCGATACTAAAACCTGATAATGAGGTGAGCATTTTGGTTGAtggagaggagaagaaaaagggtaATTTTCTCCTGGCAGATGATTTCGAGCCATCCCTGATTCCATCAAAGTCGATTCCAGACCCTGATGATAAGAAGCCATTAGACTGGGATGAGAGAGCAAAGATACCAGATCCTGACGCGACAAAACCGGATGACTGGGATGAGGATGCGCCCCTAGAAATAGAAGATGAGGAAGCTGTAAAGCCTGAAGGCTGGTTAGATGACGAGCCTAAGGAAATCAATGACCCTGATGCAGCTAAGCCGGAAGATtgggatgaggaggaggatggtgaatGGGAGGCACCTACGATTGATAATCCATTGTGTGAAGAAGCTCCTGGTTGTGGCGAGTGGAAGAAGCCAATGAAGAGGAATCCAGCTTACAAGGGAAAATGGCATCCCCCATTGATCGACAACCCGAATTTTAAAGGCATTTGGAAGCCACAGGAGATTCCAAATCCTCACTACTTTGAACTTGACAGACCAAACTTTGAGCCAATAGCTGCCATTGGAATCGAAATTTGGACAATGCAAGATGGTATCTTGTTCGACAACATCTTGATAGAAAATGACGAGAAGGTTGCAGAATCATACAGGATGACAACATGGAAGCCAAAGTACGAAGCTGAGAAAGAAAAACAGAAGTCTGAGGAAGAACTCTCAGGCTTCCAG AAGGTGGTTTTCGATCTTCTATACAAGATTGGAGATATTCCATTCTTGGATGCTTACAAGCTCCAGATAGTT GAATTCATTGATAGCGGAAAGAAGCAACCAAACGTCACAATTGGAACCCTTATATCCAGTGCTGTGGTTACCTTGGTGATATGCTATAAGATTCTTTTTGGTGGGAAGAAACCAAAT GTGGCCACCAAGGAAGGGAGGACAGACAGTGCAGCTGCTATTAATCAGGGAAGAACTGGAGAGAAGGGTGAAGAGCCTGAGAGGgaagctactgctgctgctgctcgtcGTCGGAGAGCTAATAGACGGGAAACCTGA
- the LOC113281299 gene encoding DNA cross-link repair protein SNM1-like, translating to MEIFTEEEESEVYEQSTTSNNSPQLDENGFPLPQRNNEEEGDEDDESKEKNEDDGGFASDFYRSGTDWSSLLPLSDSTNKNKQIIRSSSSASSHKRLKQTNLFQSWGLKQNTPEISFPDPIRASNPLDKKKSTRGTFAPRKTCPFYKKIPGTPFTVDAFRYGLIEGCSAYFLTHFHYDHYGGLTKGWSNGPIYCTPLTARLLKLCLSVNPLFINPLELGTEYVIHGIKVTMLEANHCPGAALIFFHLADGRRVLHTGDFRACKLMQSYPLLVNQRVHSVYLDTTYCNAKYMFPPIEDVLSFVVKVTRDSLKRQPKTLVIVGAYSIGKERVYLAISEALGVNIYTNAQRRRILQSFDWPVLSGRLSSHAHDTPLHVLPISSLRHDTLNQYLESNVDHYRSILAFRPTGWTYSGTNGSNLDLIKPTTRGNVTIYGVPYSEHSSFLELREFVQVCLNFEVL from the exons ATGGAAATCTtcacagaagaagaagaatcggAGGTTTATGAGCAATCAACAACGTCAAACAACTCACCCCAACTCGACGAAAACGGTTTCCCTTTACCACAACGgaataatgaagaagaaggagatgaagatgatgagtccaAAGAGAAAAATGAAGACGATGGGGGTTTTGCTTCTGATTTCTATCGTAGCGGTACAGACTGGTCATCTTTACTACCGTTATCCGATTCTACGAATAAGAATAAACAGATTATTAGATCTTCATCATCAGCATCTTCACACAAAAGACTGAaacaaacaaatctgtttcaATCATGGGGTCTCAAACAAAATACCCCCGAAATCTCCTTTCCTGACCCAATTAGGGCTTCTAATCCCTTGGATAAGAAGAAATCCACAAGGGGGACATTTGCTCCGCGTAAAACTTGTCCCTTTTATAAGAAAATCCCAG gaACACCTTTTACTGTAGACGCATTTCGATACGGTCTAATTGAAGGATGCTCTGCATATTTCCTCACACATTTTCACTATGATCACTATGGTGGATTAACCAAAGGATGGTCAAACGGCCCTATCTATTGCACCCCTCTAACTGCTCGCTTACTCAAATTGTGTCTCTCCGTGAATCCTTT ATTTATAAACCCTTTGGAACTGGGTACTGAGTATGTTATCCATGGAATCAAAGTGACAATGTTAGAAGCTAATCATTGTCCGGGTGCTGCTCTTATATTCTTTCATCTTGCGGATGGAAGACGAGTTTTACATACTGGAGATTTCAGAGCTTGTAAACTCATGCAGTCTTATCCTCTCCTCGTAAATCAGCGCGTCCACTCAGTATACTTGGATACAACTTACTGCAATGCAAAGTACAT GTTCCCTCCTATTGAAGATGTATTGAGTTTTGTCGTGAAGGTTACCAGGGACAGTCTCAAAAGGCAGCCAAAAACCCTTGTCATTGTGGGTGCATACAGCATTGGGAAAGAACGTGTATATCTTGCTATTTCTGAGGCATTAGGG GTTAATATATACACAAATGCTCAACGGAGGCGAATTCTGCAGTCATTTGACTGGCCTGTTCTTTCTGGAAGGCTCTCTTCGCACGCACATGACACACCTCTTCATGTCCTACCTATATCATCCTTGCGGCATGAT ACCCTAAATCAGTACCTGGAGAGTAACGTGGACCACTATAGATCAATTTTAGCATTTCGTCCAACCG GCTGGACATACTCCGGGACTAACGGAAGTAACCTGGATCTGATCAAACCAACTACCAGAGGCAATGTCACCATTTACG GGGTTCCATATAGTGAGCACTCCAGCTTCTTGGAACTCAGAGAGTTTGTTCAG